A region of the Montipora foliosa isolate CH-2021 chromosome 8, ASM3666993v2, whole genome shotgun sequence genome:
ggaaatgtatggcggtaactttgtttaacaaaataatttctacaatagccattctctccaactttCTTCTGCCACACGTTTGAGCGCACATCTTCTGTTCTCAGactggaaaataaaataaaataaaaaccaaaattgcatatcatgaatactattcatcattttgaacttccacacaaacctttgaatttctctccatcttgccctgattagccatgatgcactcaagaacATGAactcatacatgtatattctgATATTATATTGTTAGTTTTTACGAGATGCTTCATAGTCGCAGGGGGAAACATAAGAAAAACGAAAGCCCAATCAGTTTTCAGTTCTCATTTCTCTCGCTTGTCTCAATTTCACAAACTGAAATTTATCatattaatagggagctttagattctaggatgAGAACGACTatgagtacgagattttctcatagaacaacagtgagtgTGCACAAACTAGCAtcattttggcaggaaaaacgTAATACCATCGTCATTGTAGTACAAGAAAGAcatcgtgtcaaaacaagtcaacaacactgtagcagttttggcttttttcgatcagcaaaaaggctaagttaccagcaataagaataactgagcaacctatcctgctaacaaagagtaagataaATCGTTCGGGATTATGAATCTTCTTGCAAATAAaggggaataaaaaaatttgtggTCGACAAACTACAgtctgccaccccggtaaggctcagtttgtcTATCGTCGGTCAAGGTCGTGGCCACTTTGGCGATAAAGCGACTCCTTCAAAAgcagtttgttgcaatattacCGCCGGACGTTTCTCGCAGGACTGCGAGAAActgcaggactgctattgcattgatggttgagatgaaagttcaatatttgtcaattgattttgatgtggaattgtgaccgtgggaacattttatccaggaatatttgactcaaattggtggctcctgagaatttagtctccggccttgggattttattgtaaccgttgacaacccagaaattgaaaaatcgcgtcggatctggaaaataaccacacaggaaggaagctaagctacccacaatggcaatacgGTTAGGGTTTtgaattgagatttttttcatataaatatcttcttaagctttttatcgggattcccatagggccgatttacacggtacgactttgtcgcatgcgacaacggcttacgacaagcccacgacatgatttacgattgttgtgtacgtcagaaaaaatgtcgtagcattttaaaacatgttttaaaacgctgcgacaatcgtaagtcatgtcgtaggcctgtcgtgagcttgtcccatgcgacaaaatcgtatcgtgtaaatcggccctaaatcGGCCGTATACAAATCCTTAAAGAACTTTTCTTACCTGTCTTTTGTGGCCATCTGCAAACAAAGCTCGTAAGTTCATAAATTTGAAAAGGGAATAGCATAAACATTCTACAACAAGCCAACCTACGTCAGCTTATTTACCATAGCTCTAGTGAcacgaacttgggctgcctcaCTCAAAACCCAGAATTTTCCCCACAAAAACGAATCTCAGAGATAACAAGAGACGTTATGTAACTGACACAAGAAGTACTCATCCCCAGGGCCCTCTCTTTTTACACTCGACTTCTTTTGGTGGTAGTGCAGTGTGAGTGAGGTcacaataggcccgcagcgcgtgcataactcacgaacataaacaggcCTCTTGGAAGCgtccttgagtttcaacaaaatgagcccaaCTGTCGGCAAGAATTTgcgacgctgatgaataataaagcagctgctatttctaAAACCATGGAAAAACCTGGTGATAAATATAACCTCGTGTCGGagaataaatttttgactttgcagaaacaatggtcaacctcaagagttttgcgattgtgatctttgtgttgaattcgcacatttcttgtcaatctttgaaacacttgaaattaaaaaaaaaacaaacaaaaacaaaaacccggtgtcttgcgggcatcattttgacacagaagcatcctttgtttcgcgagtaaacatgccaggtaacttgatcacggcgcccccactttcgattttgctatttatttgtgcagccaaaactacAATAGGAAAATTGAACatggcaaaaatctcccaaaatatttttcgctgatggtaacctTTTATATTTCTCTGTTCAAAATTTGAGTTGTTTTCatttcgtaaattttgttgctgatggcaaaacattttattcttgatcgatattttctgaaaacttccttctgctctttctaaaaccCGTGTATCaatgtttatttacttttgcatcaatatttgtttgcataaagcaggctaacaaaatctgtcccTTGCTTAGTTCtgtggaaaacgttttctgtgACACCAAATTAACTCACAAAAGGTCTCCGAAATTCAGGTTTAATGCTAACACCTTTCTCGCTTTTTAACAACAAAACCGAAGAACGTCACCGAGACGTTTTGCACATGGTAATCTAATCTGAATAAGGCGAGGCCGCCAAGTCACACTCGCCATAAACCCGTCACGCAATAcagacaaaaaatattttgaacacCCTCCCCCATTTAAGTGTCTAACAGCTTAAATGTCATCTTGTTGAGTAATGTTCCTAATCCAATCCTTAGCAATCTGTTTGGACGCTCTGCTTGGTTGTACTCTTGGGGCGAACGGTTCTGCTTCTGGGTTGGGTTTCCAGTGTGGATCTTCTCCTCCGACCTCTAGGTCACACACGAGTTGTAAAGGTCGCTCTACCACATAACCATTCCCTTGCTTCAGTTTCAAACCACGTACTATGCCATCCTTGCCAGAAATTTTGCTTACTACTCGCCCCAGCTTCCACAGGGCCTTGTCCTTCGTATCGCCTTTCAGCAACACTACCGCTCCTATGTTTGGTGTCTTATCAATGTTCCCTGTGGACCGATGTTGTTTCTCATCAAGGGCGTGGATGTACTCTTTCATAAACCTCTTTCGAAGTTGTTCTTTACTTTTCTGCAAGAATCTCATCCGCTTAGTCACATCCTCTTCTCCAATCTTCTCAAGATCTTGCTCCAGAATAGGTGTCGGTTTCCCTCTCAGTAAGGTGTTTGGAGTGAGCACTGGTTGCTCAAACTCTTCCCCTTGGTAAAGCAATGGTCTGTTGTTCATGGAAGTTTCAACGTCCAGCAACACTTCTTCTAGCTCCGAGTAGGACAGAAATCTTCGGCCAACCACTTTTGAAAGGCTCCTCTTCATGATGCCAACAAGTCGCTCAAAAAAGCCTCCCCACCACGGGGCTCGGGCCAAATTAAACTTCCACTTGATGTTCAATGTTCCCAAGTAGTTAGCCACGCCATGGTCTTTCTTCAAGGTGGACAACCATTTCCCGGTGGTCACAAATGTTTTCCCATTGTCGCTTACTATAGTTTGAGGGCATCCTCTTCTGGCAACGAACTCCTTCAGGGCTCTTTGAAACTCAATGGCAGTGAGATCACGACAAAGCTTTAGGTGTACTGCTCGAGTGCTGGCACAGGTAAATAGAGCAATGTAAGCCTTCGCAGTTGTTGACTTCTTAATCTTGTAATACATTGGTCCGGCAAAATCCACTCCTGTAACAGCAAAAGGATCTGACAGTTCAGCTCTGAAAACTGGCAACATGGAGTCAGAAGTGCATGAGATGGTCAGCGGCTTCTTACGGTAACGTCGGCAAATGTCACAGTTATGAATAACTCTCTTTGTTAGTGATCGCAGTTTCGGTATCCAAAACTTCTCTCGCACACGACACAAGGTTGTGGAGACTCCCCCATGCAAGGTCTGCTCATGGACATGTCGAACGATTAAAGCTGCCAACTTGCAATTGCGGGGTAGAAACACTGGATTGTAATGTTGAACTCTGCCAGCACATCTGAAGATCCCTCCTTCGTCCTTCTTCAAACCCACATCTGACTTTAATGGTTGGGACGTTTGCACCTGAGTGATCCAAAACTTCTCTGCAGCTTCAAATTCCTTTGTCGTTAGTGGTCCTTTCTGCTTCTCCGACTTTTTACAGTTGTCAATAAACCGTTTCATAAATGCAGTTACTCTCAGGAGCTTCCAATATGATGCATACTTGTGGAGAAGTGGATCTGTAGTCTCATTCTGTTCTTCTTCCTTTGCAAACAGCTGTTTCTCTAACTTTGGCTTTACACTTTCTCTCGCAGTCTCAGAGGTCTCTGCTACTTCAGGTTGTTGTGGCCACTTGTCTGGGCTGCTTAGCCACTTTGGTCCCTCGAACCACAGGCTACCCATCTTTCTGGACTCAATTCCTCTGCTTCCTTGGTCGCTGGGGTTGTCGTCAGTCGGTACATGGTGCCACTGTATGTACCCTTTCTCTTGAATGGTTTTGGTTCTGTTCCGCACAAATTGAGACCAGGTCCCTTGACCCTTGATCCAGTACAGTACTGTGGTGCTGTCAACCCAGCAGTGATAGTCATCAATTGGCTGATCCTTCAAGACTTCTTTCACATGGTTCATCAGCCTACTCAACATGTGTGCCGCAATAAGTTCCAACCGTGGAATTGACAAGTCTCTTGGTGCTATTCTCGACTTTGCCACGAGCAGGTTTTGTTGAACTGGTGAGGTGACGTGGAAGGCTAGAGTGTATACAGCCACTGAGACAGCCACCTTGCTTGCATCAGCAAAACCATGTAGAACAATTCTTGTTACATCGTTGTTCACAACACTGCGTGGAATCCGTAACCATGGGCGTTCTGTCATTCCCTTTAACCACTTGTTCCAAGGTCTCTGAATGTCATCGGGCACTTCTTCGTCCCACCGCAGTTTCCGTAAGCACGCTTGGCTATATAGGACCTTTCCTGTGATGACAACTGGGGCTGAAATCCCCAACAAGTCAAAGATACCATTGATGGCGGACAGCATCTTCCTCTTTGTCAATTTGTTATTATTGGCTTCTTTCAATGGCTTCATGAACCCGATCTCGAGCCTGTCTTCAGTCTTGTTCCAAGGCACTCCAAGTATCTTTGCATAAGCAGGACTCACTGTAGATGCTAATGCATTGCCACTGGCACTAAGTGGTGCTTCTACCTCTGGAATGTTGCTGTGCCACTTGTGGAGCTGAAAGCCACCCTCCTCCATTATCTTGATTGCTTCTTCCTTTAACTTCAACAGTTCTTCCTTCTGTCTGCCACCTGATTGAACGTCGTCCACGTAAGTGTTCTTCAACAACTCATCTGTAGTAGTAGGATACTTCTCAGCATACTGACTTACGTGCTTTTGAAGTGTAGCCCCCAGAATGTATGGGCTTGGCCctgatccaaagattactcTCGTAAAGCGATACTGCAGAACAGTTCTTGAGTCAAGATTCTCATACCATAGGAGACGCAATGCATCTCGGTCCTTAGGATCCACCTTAATTTGGAGAAAGGCCTTCTGTATGTCACCTGTGATACACAGAAAGTTGAGACGGTTCCGCAGAAGG
Encoded here:
- the LOC137968537 gene encoding uncharacterized protein; amino-acid sequence: MVDIAEQRYAKELNKATYYVDEIKEKLGTGAKEDLQLAYEKICELNRTIETAADGVKDAMLEDEKTFEQVRARSEALKNDLIPIHELRSSLKQELVELEKQETNKREEDWFKKKVELEMMLEEKRAEHEMSKPQAVKLQKYTITPFKGDCKDWVRFWNQFVVEVDSSKISEISKFNYLLELVHGEPKNCILGLPHTAEGYLEAKKILEMTFGKDIKVHKALIKDLESLPNITSVSRIKDIHDFHSQLSRTVRTLATMKKLQGAQSYVYNIMDKLGPVRETMAQKDDNWEEWGLEELVENLRKYTDRNPLPDTHTPSNEVKKPAANQGSHQRRGDKLLMSGSTSRQLRQQQMPACVYCSSHSHRSSECTKVLDVASRREFLKSNRLCFNCARSGHAAAQCRSRGCGKCNSRHHTSICDRLNTTLPGNTASTSLGPSDRFYGANDCQTTLHSTVVAKVNGVRARIMLDSGASSSYISANLLTELNIKPYRIERRVIEQMYGTVDKQVEIYNVHLKSDAIDDLEMELQCINAEKPVLTNLPNPRIPELKLKNSRIRRLVFSEEAATAEKLPVHVILGAADIQRIRSTEPAVLGSNPDTDPGAEFTMLGWVIAGRSILPNTGEEKGFFLNSGQDEFVQMCSQEVFGLADVVNTQELFHADFVDQLQRLEDGTYSTRLPWKIDHAPLPTNKELSMGRLRSTTRKLERMQRLEEYHEVMEQQLEQGILELVPEVPTGEVIHYIPHQPVIRDQAESTKMRIVYDCSAKSHSQVPSLNDCLEVGPSLQPMIFDILLRNRLNFLCITGDIQKAFLQIKVDPKDRDALRLLWYENLDSRTVLQYRFTRVIFGSGPSPYILGATLQKHVSQYAEKYPTTTDELLKNTYVDDVQSGGRQKEELLKLKEEAIKIMEEGGFQLHKWHSNIPEVEAPLSASGNALASTVSPAYAKILGVPWNKTEDRLEIGFMKPLKEANNNKLTKRKMLSAINGIFDLLGISAPVVITGKVLYSQACLRKLRWDEEVPDDIQRPWNKWLKGMTERPWLRIPRSVVNNDVTRIVLHGFADASKVAVSVAVYTLAFHVTSPVQQNLLVAKSRIAPRDLSIPRLELIAAHMLSRLMNHVKEVLKDQPIDDYHCWVDSTTVLYWIKGQGTWSQFVRNRTKTIQEKGYIQWHHVPTDDNPSDQGSRGIESRKMGSLWFEGPKWLSSPDKWPQQPEVAETSETARESVKPKLEKQLFAKEEEQNETTDPLLHKYASYWKLLRVTAFMKRFIDNCKKSEKQKGPLTTKEFEAAEKFWITQVQTSQPLKSDVGLKKDEGGIFRCAGRVQHYNPVFLPRNCKLAALIVRHVHEQTLHGGVSTTLCRVREKFWIPKLRSLTKRVIHNCDICRRYRKKPLTISCTSDSMLPVFRAELSDPFAVTGVDFAGPMYYKIKKSTTAKAYIALFTCASTRAVHLKLCRDLTAIEFQRALKEFVARRGCPQTIVSDNGKTFVTTGKWLSTLKKDHGVANYLGTLNIKWKFNLARAPWWGGFFERLVGIMKRSLSKVVGRRFLSYSELEEVLLDVETSMNNRPLLYQGEEFEQPVLTPNTLLRGKPTPILEQDLEKIGEEDVTKRMRFLQKSKEQLRKRFMKEYIHALDEKQHRSTGNIDKTPNIGAVVLLKGDTKDKALWKLGRVVSKISGKDGIVRGLKLKQGNGYVVERPLQLVCDLEVGGEDPHWKPNPEAEPFAPRVQPSRASKQIAKDWIRNITQQDDI